In Mytilus edulis chromosome 4, xbMytEdul2.2, whole genome shotgun sequence, the following proteins share a genomic window:
- the LOC139519832 gene encoding BCL2/adenovirus E1B 19 kDa protein-interacting protein 3-like — MSSTQKIEDSWIELSGGVTPPVEAQSIYNGNLEKLLIEAQRESRSSSRPNSKESSARGSPKGLHSPTNELSNAESTQENRDPGTDWIWDWSSRPEALPPSDLGARFKHPRKSGFRSSQMIRKEDAYSLKYIIISNACSFVVGIGLASLGFYFVMKRYCRCSNLMISN, encoded by the exons ATGTCATCGACACAAAAAATTGAAG ATTCATGGATAGAACTTAGTGGTGGAGTTACACCACCAGTTGAAGCACAATCCATATACAATGGTAACTTAGAAAAGTTATTGATCGAGGCCCAAAGAGAATCTAGATCATCATCAAGACCAAACAGTAAAGAATCATCAGCCAGGGGCAG cCCTAAAGGTCTGCACAGTCCTACAAATGAATTATCAAATGCTGAATCTACACAG gaAAACCGAGATCCAGGTACAGACTGGATTTGGGACTGGTCCAGTAGACCTGAAGCCTTACCTCCAAG tgatttgGGAGCACGTTTCAAGCATCCAAGAAAATCTGGATTTAGAAGTTCACAAATGATACGAAAAGAAGATGCTTACAGCTTGAAGTACATTATTATATCAAATGCCTGCTCCTTTGTTGTAGGAATTGGTCTTGCCAGTCTGGG attctattTTGTAATGAAGAGATACTGCAGATGTAGTAATTTAATGATCTCTAACTAA